TTGAAATAAAGTTTGCTTCTTTATTCCTGCAGAAACCTTCAGTAAACACACGGCGTGTTTTCTTAGAGCTTCTGTTCAACAGATCGAACTCCTGGAGACTGAAGCCGTGAACAGACGGCTGTCAGCAGTGACACCTCAGCTCCCCGCTGAGCTGCTGGAGGTAAACACACCTCTGTgtaaagaagtgtgtgtgtgtgtgtgtgtgtgtgtgtgtgtgtgtgtggagggggaggCTGGTCATCTTTCTCACCTGGCCTGATGGGAGTTAATGGGTCGTAACACTGAGGTGAGGAGTCTTTACCGTGTGTGACAGATGGCTGAATGAGAGCCATCATGGTGTCACTTCACAGCACCGAGCCAACAAGCCCGGACAAACACTGAGGAGGAACGAAGTCATTTACCCCGAGAATCTTTTACTTCAGGCaggaaatgaaatatataaatacatgaacatAAATACAGACTGGCAGTTTTATCTCAGCCTAGAATATAAAGACACATCATCATGTGTTTATTGTGCaagcatgaaaataaatgaatcgGCAAAGTAACTACAGCTGTGAAAAATACATGTCACATTATCGCCACCTGGTGGCTTGTCCACAAACTGCACaaataaaagatacaaatattttgtagttttggagCAGTACTACAAGaataacactttatttcacATCCTGTTACATCACATTTATATCACACTATTATACTTACACATATctgtgtgttacctacagtcACAGCACTCtggctcctgattggctgacaggGATGATGTGACAGCTCGTCTTTGGTCTCCTGGATGAAAGCCACTTACACAAACTGGGACCACAGgaacaagaaaacacatcatAAATAATCAGCTGTCTATATGCAGTAAATAATCagatgtgtgtgcagtaaagtATCAATAATCCAAATacacaaagaagaacaagaggttcacagcagtcagcagcttctatggacatgatggcagaggagcagagagtgaagaggacgctgacggaggaagctaagaagagaaaaggagagagtgagcgagcaagaagccgccggacaagagtaaatgtgggactgacttttagtggttggtgagagcttggtgaaataaaaggctgaaagacagacgccgagctgggctgactgctgctggactagtcagtgagatcagctgttgctggggacctggatgatgattggctgtttgatcagaagtaatgtaatcagaacaaatactcgagtacagctgaacatagtcacagtgttaaaaaataattaaaaatattctttGTGTATTCTGATGTAGGCTACTAAAGAAATTAGGGGTGCAACGTATGGCCTGCGTTCCCATCAGACGCTCTGAGTCTTACATCAGGACAACGACCCAACAGACTTCAAAATTCACCCAGACGTGGAGTGTCGATGAGAACCCGTGCAGAGATCTCAAACAGCATTTGGAAGAATGAACCCATCAAATCTGGAACATCTGGAGCAGTTGGCAAAAGAAGAGTGACCAGAACAAAAGATCAGATGTGTAAGAAACTCACTGATGGAGTTTTGTGTTGCTGCAACGCAAACAAGAGAAACACACGACAACACTGAAATGATGCATTATGTTTTACTTGTGCATGTTTTGATCATGAAGAAAATCACACGAGACAAAGTCATCATTGTAtaacattgtttatttctaacCGTCTCAGGTTTTTACATCACATCAGtcaaactctttttaaaaaaacataatctcaGACCAGCAAAGCCTAACGGGAGTCATAACGAGCTCCACGACCAGCATGAAAGCGTCCTCCGACCTCCGCGGCCTCTTTCCCTCTCACACTACATTAAATACAACAGCCTCATAAATTAACCtgtttaagaaaataaatatcagTCGTGATCGTTGCAATCGGCCTCTGTTCAAACATCTGTGACGGGTTCTCAGTCAAGTTTGTTGCAACTGAGAAAATCtgactaaataataataacataattattaCCCCCAATCACCATCTAAAGCTTTTGGCTGCAATCATTGTGAATCAATGtgaggaggaagtgtgtgtgtgactgctaGTTCTCGGCTTTAACCCCTCCCTCCACGTCGTCCACAGATCTCTTCCTGGCGAACAGGTGGGTCGGGTCCCGGCCTCTGAAGCCGGGCTGGATGTTGAACACGGGCATGTTTCTCCAGCTCGAGGGGTTGTTGAAGGTGCCGGAGCTGGAGCCAGTGGTGCAGGGTTTGTTCTGGACCAGCTGCAGGAAGGTCTCCATGTCGGGGCCTAACCTGGCCATGAGGCCGGTCCTCACCGCCGCCACCGTCTGCTCGTCGCAGGCCTGCAGGGTCTGCAGCAGAGTGCTGTAGTACCTgaacaagaaggagaagaggtCAGGAGCTTTAAATCCACGTCTTCTCACCATGCAGCCAAAGCAAGAAACACACTGCCTCCTTTGTGCATCcatgtatgtattttgttgATCCTCTGAGCTGGTCTAAATGTTACGTGTCCAGTTCTAGAGCTTGGTCATGGTGTGTGTGATCATGCTGACCTGTTGGGGAAATGAGTCGGCACTTGCACCACCTCTCCGATGGCGTCAGGGTTGGTTCGAGCCACAGTGCAGATGTCCAGGCTGGTGTAACAATCTTCTTGCACCTTtaacaggacaaaaacaaactcagtgAGCAGAGAGGCGCGTTGACGTCGCAGTGAGTCCGAATCGGAGTTCACGAACCTCTGCGATCATCCTCTGGAAGATGTTGCAGCGGCGGATCGTCTGGAAAACCTTGGCTGAGATTCCCTGGGAGATGCAGTGCAGACTTTTCTTCACAAAGGTTTTCCCCTGAGGACAGACACtcacaggtgagacacacagacagacacagacaggtagatggatgatggacagacagactcacCTCTGTGTTGAAGGTAGCAGCTGTGTGGAGGAAGAGCTCACAGATTTCATGCATCCCGTCGGTGTCACACGTTGAGTTTTCCAGACAGGAGAAGAATCCACAGCCGACGGACACGGCTCCGTTCAAACATCTGGCCACgtcagctgcagacagagacgCGTTCACGTGAAtattagaaaacagaaaaagtctgGACTCGTACGTGTGAACTGACAGCTTCATGACCGGTGCAATGACAGAAAATACTTTGTTTAAAGGTCTCCTTcatttagagtttgtcatttcctgataaaacGTCGTTTGTGAGGTCACACTGATGTTGGACGAGACGGCCTGGCTCTCAGTCTCCGCTCTAATTCATCCCAAAGATGTTCTATCGGGTTGAGGTCAGGACTCTGTGCAGGCCAGTCAAGTTCAGTCAAGCACACCAAACTCTCATCCATGCCTGTACGGACCTTGCTTTGTGCACATGTCATGTTGGAAAAGGAAGGAGCCATCTCCAAACTGTTCCCACAAAGTTGGGAGCAGGGAGTTGTCCAGAATCTCTTGGTATGCTGAAGCATTCAGAGCCCAGCTCCTGAAGAACACACCACAGCCCCCCTCCAGACTTTACACTTGGCACAATGCCGTCAGACAGGTACCGTTCTCCTGGCAACTGCCAGACCCGGACTCGTCCATCAGATTGCCAGATGGAGAAGTGCGATTCGTGACTCCAGAGAACGCGTCTCCACTGCTCTACAGCGTGGGACCTCATAAATGTGCCTccggaagaaaaaaaacatccccaTAAACTCCTAAAGCTGCGAACGGTGGATCATCATAATAAACCCTTTGGATTAAGAACGGGAAGTCACTTCAGTTCATCTGCAAGTCAAGGCAGGTGAGCGAATACTTTTGGCAGTGCTCATAGTTTCTAActtcaaatactttttttaacttactgtttgttttgcaccaaaaacacaaagacactctGAGAGATTCTGATTTAAATGATTCAAGGAAAAGTAGAAAATGTGAAGAATTCAACTTCAACCATCATCAAGTCTCTGATTAGTGAAACTAAAGCTCTCAGGTAAAGAAagaacagagcaaaaaaaacaaactcaaaaagTACCTAAAGTGCAGTACTCGAGTAAAAGTACAAACAGAACCATGACTCACTCGGGCTGTTCGCGGAGAATCGTGCCCGGCGGGGAGCAGCTTCCTCCGGCAGCAGCTCGAAGCAGGCGGCGGAGCTGAGCCcgaggagcaggagcagagcgGAGCCGGGCAGCATGTCGTCTCACGGGCTGTGGATGCTGGTGCTGAggtggttctggttcagggTTCTGGCCTTCCTGATGGTGCTGGtgcagctgctggtgctggtggtcCCGTCTCACCGTCCACACCTGGTATTTCTATCGGAGCGGACCAATCAGAGCGCGTCGTTCCCGCGGGGGCGCTGTTAATGATTTGTCCATGGGTGTAATTAACCCACGCAGATAATTAGAAATTTCCACACAGAGCAGGAGTTACACGGAGTTTCCGAGCACGAGACAGACTCTTCAAGAAATCCGAGTTCTGATCTGCGACGAGAAGAAGTCCAGTGAAtaaagaagcagcagagactGTGATTAAAGTTAAACATAGAAACAGGCAGCGCCACTTTGTCAGTCAGGTCACggctgtttgtttctgaagTGACTCAGTCAAGGAGAAAAAGCTGCTGAGtgtcagtgaacgcagcacggaCTGATTTAACGCGCTGCAGCCACAAAtatgcactgtaaaacaaagtgtacctgaagtactcagtgttttatatatgcactgtaaaacaaagtgtacctgaagtactcagtgttttatatatgtatgcactgtaaaaacaaagtgtacctgaagtactcagtgttttatatatgtatgcactgtaaaaacaaagtgtacctgaagtactcagtgttttatatatgtactgtaaaaacaaagtgtacctgaagtactcagtgttttatatatgcactgtaaaaacaaagtgtacctgaagtactcagtgttttatatatgtatgcactgtaaaaacaaagtgtacctgaagtactcagtgttttatatatgtatgcactgtaaaaacaaagtgtacctgaagtactcagtgttttatatatgtatgcactgtaaaaacaaagtgtacctgaagtactcagtgttttatatatgtatgcactgtaaaaacaaagtgtacctgaagtactcagtgttttatatatgtatgcactgtaaaaacaaagtgtacctgaagtactcagtgttttatatatgtatgcactgtaaaaacaaagtgtacctgaagtactcagtgttttatatatgtatgcactgtaaaaacaaagtgtacctgaagtactcagtgttttatatatgtatgcactgtaaaaacaaagtgtacctgaagtactcagtgttttatatatgtatgcactgtaaaaacaaagtgtacctgaagtactcagtgttttatatatgtatgcactgtaaaaacaaagtgtacctgaagtactcagtgttttatatatgtatgcactgtaaaaacaaagtgtacctgaagtactcagtgttttatatatgtatgcactgtaaaaacaaagtgtacctgaagtactcagtgttttatatatgtatgcactgtaaaaacaaagtgtacctgaagtactcagtgttttatatatgtactgtaaaaacaaagtgtacctgaagtactcagtgttttatatatgtatgcactgtaaaaacaaagtgtacctgaagtactcagtgttttatatatgtatgcactgtaaaaacaaagtgtacctgaagtactcagtgttttatatatgtatgcactgtaaaaacacaaaaacaaagtgtacctgAAATACTCAGTGTTGCTGACTGTTTTAgaccaaatgattaattaattaattacatgttaGAATAAATCAGTAGATTAATCAACGATCAGTCACATTAcgtgtttttactgtttttactgAAATGATTCAACTTATTTACTAAATattatgtttgaattaaaaacgTAATATGTTTATAAATATGagtaaattaatgaaattagattgatgatgtcactcactttgatttataatataatatatataatataatctctttactttttaaaaaaaatgtttattaacatGCTGGTCAGGTGACa
The Larimichthys crocea isolate SSNF chromosome VIII, L_crocea_2.0, whole genome shotgun sequence genome window above contains:
- the stc1l gene encoding stanniocalcin, which encodes MLPGSALLLLLGLSSAACFELLPEEAAPRRARFSANSPTDVARCLNGAVSVGCGFFSCLENSTCDTDGMHEICELFLHTAATFNTEGKTFVKKSLHCISQGISAKVFQTIRRCNIFQRMIAEVQEDCYTSLDICTVARTNPDAIGEVVQVPTHFPNRYYSTLLQTLQACDEQTVAAVRTGLMARLGPDMETFLQLVQNKPCTTGSSSGTFNNPSSWRNMPVFNIQPGFRGRDPTHLFARKRSVDDVEGGVKAEN